In a genomic window of Aeromicrobium panaciterrae:
- a CDS encoding GNAT family N-acetyltransferase has translation MIIRSATDTDWPLIWPFFDSIVKDGQTYAYPNDLTIDTAKPLWLEPAPGHAVVAVEDDVVLGSAKMGPNRPGRGAHVATASFMVDPAARGRGAGRLLGVHMVEWARAEGYRAIQFNAVVETNTSAVKLWQNLGFQIIGTVPEAFDHRELGLVGLHVMYLPL, from the coding sequence TTGATCATTCGCTCTGCGACCGACACTGACTGGCCGCTGATCTGGCCGTTCTTCGACTCCATCGTCAAGGACGGCCAGACATACGCGTACCCGAACGACCTGACGATCGACACCGCCAAGCCGTTGTGGCTTGAACCAGCTCCTGGCCACGCGGTGGTCGCTGTCGAGGACGATGTGGTGCTGGGCTCAGCCAAGATGGGCCCGAATCGGCCCGGTCGCGGAGCACATGTCGCAACGGCAAGCTTCATGGTCGATCCCGCCGCCCGAGGCAGGGGCGCTGGCAGGCTGCTCGGCGTGCACATGGTCGAATGGGCGCGCGCCGAGGGCTATCGTGCGATCCAGTTCAACGCGGTCGTCGAGACCAACACTTCGGCGGTCAAGCTCTGGCAAAACCTGGGCTTCCAGATCATCGGAACGGTGCCCGAGGCATTCGACCACCGCGAGCTCGGTCTGGTCGGTCTCCACGTCATGTACCTGCCCCTCTAG
- a CDS encoding class II fumarate hydratase — protein MTEYRIEHDTMGEVKVPVDALWSAQTQRAIENFPISGTPIESAQIRALAQIKAACAKANAELGILEQDMADAIVAAADEVATGQHDAQFPIDVFQTGSGTSSNMNTNEVLANLATSKLGKPVHPNDHVNASQSSNDVFPTSIHVAATASATNELIPALDHLAQSLERKAKEFAQVVKSGRTHLMDATPVTLGQEFAGYAMQVRRGIERIEASLPRTAEVPLGGTAVGTGINTPIGFPQRVIELLAEGSGLPVTEAVDHFEAQGARDGLVEMSGQLRTIAVSLTKICNDLRWMGSGPRTGLGEINLPDLQPGSSIMPGKVNPVLPEATLMVCAQVIGNDATIATAGASGAFELNVMLPVIGRNLLESMRLLGNSSKVLADRCIDGITANEERCLELAESSPSVVTPLNRFIGYENAAKIAKTAVKEKKTIRQVVIEMGFVERGDISEADLDKALDVMSMTHP, from the coding sequence ATGACCGAATACCGCATCGAGCACGACACCATGGGCGAGGTCAAGGTGCCTGTTGACGCCTTGTGGAGCGCCCAGACCCAGCGTGCCATCGAGAACTTCCCGATCTCCGGCACCCCGATCGAGTCCGCGCAGATCCGCGCTCTCGCTCAGATCAAGGCAGCCTGCGCCAAGGCCAACGCCGAGCTCGGCATCCTCGAGCAGGACATGGCTGACGCGATCGTCGCTGCTGCTGACGAGGTCGCCACCGGCCAGCACGATGCGCAGTTCCCCATCGACGTGTTCCAGACCGGCTCCGGCACCTCGAGCAACATGAACACCAACGAAGTGCTCGCCAACCTCGCCACCAGCAAGCTCGGCAAGCCCGTTCACCCCAACGATCACGTCAACGCGTCGCAGTCGTCGAACGATGTCTTCCCGACGTCGATCCACGTTGCCGCGACCGCGTCGGCCACCAACGAGCTGATCCCGGCGCTCGACCACCTGGCCCAGTCGCTTGAGCGCAAGGCCAAGGAGTTCGCCCAGGTCGTGAAGTCCGGCCGCACCCACCTCATGGACGCCACCCCGGTCACCCTCGGCCAGGAGTTCGCTGGCTACGCCATGCAGGTGCGCCGCGGTATCGAGCGCATCGAGGCATCGCTCCCCCGTACGGCTGAAGTCCCCCTCGGCGGCACCGCCGTCGGCACCGGCATCAACACCCCGATCGGCTTCCCGCAGCGCGTCATCGAGCTGCTCGCCGAGGGCAGCGGCCTTCCGGTCACCGAAGCAGTTGACCACTTCGAAGCGCAGGGCGCCCGCGACGGACTCGTCGAGATGTCCGGCCAGCTTCGTACGATCGCCGTCAGCCTGACCAAGATCTGCAACGACCTTCGTTGGATGGGCTCGGGACCGCGTACGGGACTCGGCGAGATCAACCTCCCCGACCTCCAGCCCGGCTCGAGCATCATGCCCGGCAAGGTCAACCCAGTCCTACCGGAGGCCACCCTGATGGTGTGCGCCCAGGTCATCGGCAATGACGCCACGATCGCCACCGCTGGCGCCTCGGGTGCCTTCGAGCTCAACGTCATGTTGCCCGTCATCGGCCGCAACCTGCTTGAGTCGATGCGTCTGCTCGGCAACTCCTCCAAGGTCCTCGCGGATCGCTGCATCGACGGCATCACGGCGAACGAAGAGCGGTGCCTCGAGCTCGCCGAGTCGTCGCCGTCGGTTGTCACGCCGCTCAACCGCTTCATCGGCTACGAGAACGCCGCGAAGATCGCCAAGACAGCGGTCAAGGAGAAGAAGACGATCCGTCAGGTCGTCATCGAGATGGGCTTCGTGGAGCGCGGTGACATCAGCGAGGCTGACCTGGACAAGGCGCTCGACGTCATGTCCATGACGCACCCTTGA
- a CDS encoding 4-hydroxy-3-methylbut-2-enyl diphosphate reductase produces the protein MTEVSLGMPSVGGSVLLADPRGYCAGVDRAVITVEKALDLYGSPVYVRKEIVHNKHVVNNLRDRGAIFVEELDEVPEGATVVFSAHGVSPMVHAEAAERSLKTIDATCPLVTKVHHEARRFASEGYSILLIGHEGHEEVEGTAGEAPDHITLVQTPDDVDALEFPEGTRLSWLSQTTLSVDETMETVRRLRQKFPQLEDPPSDDICYATQNRQVAVKEIAKNADLVIVVGSANSSNSVRLVEVALEAGAKASYRIDDISEIDETWLDGVENVGVTSGASVPDDLVQEVLAYLAERGHPGAEAVRTADESLIFALPPELRKDMKKAGVPYK, from the coding sequence ATGACTGAAGTGTCGCTCGGTATGCCGTCTGTTGGTGGCAGCGTTCTGCTCGCTGATCCCCGCGGCTACTGCGCCGGAGTTGACCGTGCGGTGATCACGGTTGAGAAGGCTCTCGACCTCTACGGCTCGCCGGTCTACGTGCGCAAGGAGATCGTGCACAACAAGCATGTCGTCAACAACCTGCGTGACCGCGGCGCGATTTTCGTCGAAGAGCTCGACGAGGTGCCCGAGGGCGCAACTGTCGTGTTCTCGGCGCACGGTGTTTCGCCGATGGTGCACGCCGAAGCCGCCGAGCGCAGCCTCAAGACAATCGATGCCACCTGCCCGCTGGTGACGAAGGTGCACCACGAGGCTCGCCGCTTCGCCAGCGAGGGCTACAGCATCTTGCTGATCGGGCACGAAGGTCACGAAGAGGTTGAGGGCACTGCAGGCGAGGCACCTGACCACATCACGTTGGTGCAGACCCCCGACGATGTCGACGCGCTCGAGTTCCCCGAAGGCACCCGCCTCTCCTGGCTGTCACAGACGACGCTGAGTGTCGACGAAACGATGGAGACCGTACGTCGGTTGCGCCAGAAGTTCCCGCAGCTCGAAGATCCGCCCAGCGACGACATTTGCTACGCGACCCAGAACCGCCAGGTCGCGGTCAAGGAGATCGCCAAGAACGCCGATCTCGTGATTGTCGTCGGCTCGGCCAACTCCTCCAACTCGGTGCGCCTGGTCGAGGTTGCACTCGAGGCTGGCGCCAAAGCGTCCTACCGCATCGATGACATCTCCGAGATCGACGAGACGTGGCTCGATGGTGTCGAGAACGTTGGTGTCACCTCGGGCGCCTCTGTACCGGATGACCTGGTCCAGGAAGTGCTGGCTTATCTCGCAGAGCGCGGCCACCCTGGTGCTGAGGCCGTACGCACGGCTGACGAGAGCCTGATCTTCGCCCTGCCGCCCGAGCTCCGCAAGGACATGAAGAAGGCCGGCGTTCCCTACAAGTAG
- the glpX gene encoding class II fructose-bisphosphatase, which yields MDRLQPDSQAPDRNLALDLVRVTEAGAMAAGRWVGRGDKNGADGVAVNAMRKLINTVPMNGIVVIGEGEKDEAPMLFNGEQVGDGTGAETDVAVDPIDGTTLTAKSLPNAVSVMAVAPRGSMYDPSAVFYMEKLIAGPEAADVVDIRLPVAENISLVAKAKGISVSDVTVCVLDRPRHQGIVDEIRAAGARIKFIIDGDVAGGITAARPDTGVDLLIGIGGTPEGIITACAIKAIGGTIQGKLWPIDDDERQRAIDAGHDLDRVLLTNDLVNADDCFFVATGITDGELMHGVRYGAGKAYTESIVMRSRSGTIRKITSEHSLEKLQAYSAIDYEH from the coding sequence GTGGACCGCCTCCAGCCAGACTCTCAAGCCCCCGACCGCAACCTCGCACTCGATCTCGTACGAGTCACCGAGGCGGGAGCCATGGCCGCCGGCCGCTGGGTCGGTCGCGGTGACAAGAACGGTGCCGATGGCGTCGCGGTCAACGCGATGCGCAAGCTCATCAACACCGTACCGATGAACGGCATCGTCGTGATCGGCGAGGGCGAGAAGGACGAAGCCCCCATGCTGTTCAACGGCGAGCAGGTCGGTGACGGCACAGGTGCCGAGACCGACGTGGCCGTCGACCCGATCGACGGAACGACGCTGACTGCCAAGAGCCTGCCCAATGCGGTGTCCGTCATGGCGGTCGCACCTCGCGGCTCGATGTACGACCCGTCGGCCGTGTTCTACATGGAGAAGCTCATTGCCGGCCCCGAGGCCGCAGATGTCGTCGACATCCGCCTGCCAGTTGCCGAGAACATCTCACTCGTCGCCAAGGCCAAGGGCATCTCCGTCAGTGACGTCACAGTCTGCGTACTCGACCGTCCGCGCCACCAGGGCATCGTCGACGAGATCCGCGCCGCCGGAGCACGCATCAAGTTCATCATCGACGGCGATGTCGCCGGCGGCATCACCGCAGCACGCCCCGACACGGGAGTCGACCTGCTGATCGGTATCGGCGGCACCCCCGAAGGGATCATCACCGCCTGCGCGATCAAGGCGATCGGCGGAACGATCCAGGGCAAGCTGTGGCCGATTGACGACGACGAGCGCCAGCGCGCCATCGACGCAGGTCACGACCTCGACCGCGTCCTGCTGACCAACGACCTGGTCAACGCCGATGACTGCTTCTTCGTGGCGACCGGCATCACCGACGGCGAGCTCATGCACGGAGTCCGCTACGGCGCCGGCAAGGCCTACACAGAGTCGATCGTCATGCGCTCCCGCAGCGGTACGATCCGCAAGATCACCAGCGAGCACAGCCTGGAGAAGCTTCAGGCGTACTCCGCGATCGACTACGAACACTGA
- a CDS encoding FMN-binding negative transcriptional regulator produces the protein MRHNDFHATTDVAVVRQIIADNPWATIVSNNEGEFVASHYPFLLDDTTDELVLVTHVGRPDDKLHDFADRDVLIVFQGQHGYVSPSWYEPGSVKAPTWNFSAVHCHGTPEILDADANLAVLTKLVAHFEQHVDDPMWLDQQWAPPIARGTVGLRIPIDRFTCKVKMSQDKDPVTVQNVIDRLREPGPYNQPYLADDMERARTEGIGYPTKG, from the coding sequence ATGAGGCACAACGACTTCCACGCGACGACCGATGTCGCCGTCGTACGGCAGATCATCGCCGACAATCCCTGGGCGACCATCGTCAGCAACAACGAGGGCGAGTTCGTTGCATCGCACTACCCGTTCTTGCTCGACGACACGACAGACGAGCTCGTACTGGTGACCCACGTCGGTCGACCGGACGACAAGCTGCACGACTTCGCCGACCGAGACGTGCTCATCGTGTTCCAGGGACAGCACGGGTACGTGTCGCCCAGTTGGTACGAGCCCGGATCCGTGAAGGCTCCAACGTGGAACTTCAGCGCAGTCCACTGTCACGGGACGCCCGAGATCCTCGATGCCGACGCCAACCTGGCCGTGCTGACCAAGCTGGTCGCACACTTCGAGCAACACGTCGATGACCCCATGTGGCTCGACCAACAATGGGCACCGCCGATTGCCCGGGGCACGGTGGGTCTGCGCATCCCGATCGACCGATTCACCTGCAAGGTCAAGATGAGCCAGGACAAGGATCCGGTCACCGTCCAGAACGTGATTGACCGACTGCGTGAGCCTGGGCCGTACAACCAGCCGTACCTCGCCGACGACATGGAGCGTGCGCGTACCGAAGGCATCGGCTACCCAACCAAGGGCTGA
- the xseA gene encoding exodeoxyribonuclease VII large subunit, translating into MALETSAEKPAPLRQISQLLDGYIARLGAVWVEAEIAQLTRRQGVCFLTLRDLTAKISIDATCSSVILDASPTPITEGARVIVHAKPTFYSPRGSLSLELREIRPQGEGELLAQLERRKQLLAAEGLFDPRLKKPLPLLPRGIGLITGKASAAERDILKNARLRWPDVRFVVRHALMQGANSAADVMDALKELSRDDSVDLIVIARGGGSVEDLLPFSDEGLIRAVFAVAKPVVSAIGHEPDTPLLDLVADLRASTPTDAAKRIVPDVREELAGVASMRERANLAIRSILDRESRGLAEIRSRPVMANPLTVVDMQQGVVHELRDRARRSFGHRLDRSSDEIGHHLARVRALSPLATLERGYAVAQLPDGTVVRSIAQVAPDSEFTVRLADGNVGVRTTTTTEDEHG; encoded by the coding sequence ATGGCACTCGAGACGTCGGCTGAGAAGCCGGCACCGCTGCGGCAGATCTCGCAGCTCCTCGACGGCTACATCGCCCGACTCGGCGCCGTCTGGGTCGAAGCCGAAATCGCCCAGCTCACCCGTCGCCAGGGCGTCTGCTTCCTGACGCTGCGCGACCTCACAGCCAAGATTTCGATCGATGCGACGTGCAGTTCGGTCATTCTCGATGCCTCACCCACGCCGATCACCGAAGGTGCGCGCGTCATCGTGCACGCCAAGCCGACGTTCTACTCCCCCCGCGGCAGCCTGTCTCTCGAGTTGCGTGAGATCCGCCCTCAGGGCGAGGGGGAGCTTCTCGCTCAGCTGGAGCGCCGCAAGCAACTCCTCGCGGCCGAGGGCCTGTTCGACCCACGCCTCAAGAAGCCCCTCCCGCTCCTCCCCCGCGGCATCGGCCTGATCACTGGCAAAGCATCAGCCGCCGAGCGCGACATCCTCAAGAACGCCCGTCTGCGCTGGCCGGACGTACGGTTCGTCGTCCGTCATGCGCTGATGCAGGGTGCCAACTCCGCCGCAGATGTGATGGACGCCCTCAAAGAGCTCTCGCGCGACGACTCAGTCGACCTGATCGTGATCGCTCGCGGCGGCGGCTCGGTCGAGGACCTGCTTCCGTTCTCCGACGAGGGACTCATTCGCGCCGTGTTCGCTGTCGCCAAGCCTGTGGTGAGCGCCATCGGCCACGAACCCGACACCCCGCTGCTCGACCTGGTCGCAGATCTCCGCGCCTCGACGCCGACCGACGCAGCCAAGCGCATCGTCCCCGACGTACGCGAGGAGCTCGCCGGAGTCGCGTCGATGCGCGAGCGCGCCAACCTGGCGATCCGGTCGATTCTTGATCGCGAGTCACGCGGACTGGCCGAGATTCGCTCACGCCCGGTCATGGCCAACCCGTTGACTGTCGTCGACATGCAGCAGGGCGTCGTCCACGAGCTGCGTGACAGAGCGCGCCGCTCCTTCGGTCATCGACTCGACCGCTCAAGCGATGAGATTGGACACCACTTGGCGCGCGTACGTGCCCTTTCGCCACTGGCCACCCTGGAGCGCGGCTATGCCGTGGCACAGCTGCCCGATGGCACCGTCGTACGCTCGATCGCGCAGGTTGCTCCCGACTCCGAGTTCACCGTTCGGCTCGCTGACGGCAACGTCGGCGTACGCACGACCACCACCACTGAGGATGAACATGGCTGA
- a CDS encoding alpha/beta hydrolase, whose amino-acid sequence MTSSGELFASLPSGIDICYETFGNAEDPPLLLIMGMGGPMNWWSVDFCERLAARGFFVIRYDNRDTGRSTKLDQHRVSKSSVYKAYLGRVAPPYGLDDFAEDALGLLDHLGLDRVNMVGVSMGGMIAQTICISHPERVQSLTSIMSTTGKRTVGWQNPRVIPALMSSAGNTIDTYIARSLRASAVIGSPNFPAAEEATRARATETYERGWSASGTVRHMLAVLSATDRTSDLAKLDLPVTVIHGMKDPLVHRSGGKATAAAIPGAEHIEIGGMGHDLPPELYDTFINAIERNTKRSVSS is encoded by the coding sequence ATGACTTCATCGGGAGAGTTGTTTGCGTCGCTGCCCTCGGGCATCGACATCTGTTACGAGACCTTCGGCAACGCCGAGGATCCTCCGCTGCTTCTCATCATGGGCATGGGCGGACCGATGAACTGGTGGTCCGTCGACTTCTGCGAGCGCCTTGCAGCTCGGGGCTTCTTCGTCATCCGCTACGACAACCGCGACACCGGTCGCTCGACCAAACTCGATCAGCATCGAGTCTCCAAGTCGTCGGTCTACAAGGCCTACCTCGGCCGTGTCGCCCCTCCGTACGGATTGGATGACTTCGCCGAGGATGCACTCGGACTCCTCGACCACCTCGGGCTCGACCGGGTCAACATGGTGGGTGTCTCGATGGGCGGCATGATCGCGCAGACGATCTGCATCTCCCACCCTGAGCGCGTCCAGTCCCTGACGTCGATCATGTCGACGACGGGCAAGCGTACGGTCGGCTGGCAGAACCCCCGCGTCATCCCGGCGCTCATGTCGTCGGCTGGCAACACCATCGACACCTATATCGCTCGGTCTCTGCGGGCTTCGGCCGTCATCGGGTCGCCAAACTTTCCAGCCGCAGAAGAGGCGACTCGCGCTCGCGCCACTGAGACGTACGAGCGTGGCTGGTCGGCAAGCGGAACCGTACGTCACATGCTGGCCGTGCTCAGTGCGACGGATCGCACCAGCGATCTCGCCAAGCTCGACCTGCCTGTCACTGTCATCCACGGCATGAAGGACCCACTTGTCCATCGATCGGGAGGCAAGGCCACCGCGGCCGCCATCCCCGGAGCCGAACACATCGAGATCGGTGGCATGGGCCACGACCTGCCGCCCGAGCTCTACGACACGTTCATCAACGCGATCGAGCGCAACACCAAGCGCTCTGTGTCCTCATGA
- a CDS encoding TIGR03619 family F420-dependent LLM class oxidoreductase, with amino-acid sequence MRFSITVAFQPVDELLTLARVADECGYDAISIPDHVVDLETLSTPYPYTPDGKRRWEHSAEWPDPWVLAGAMAAVTTDIHFYTSVYVTALRSPYQVAKAVGTVAALSGNRVAFGVGVGWCREEFELMGQDFGTRGKRTDEALDLLAELWSPGWNSFEGTFYPTPRLVMEPTPTARIPIYVGGLSEAGMRRAARHDGWIGDLYSTEEAGKHARRLSEIRDELGRDGDFRFITALTDAFLPEQFAAAEEVGVTDVWTMPWAYYHGLECSLEQKVDGIQRFANDVLKPLEAAKL; translated from the coding sequence ATGCGCTTCTCCATCACGGTCGCCTTTCAGCCCGTTGACGAGCTCCTGACCCTCGCCCGAGTCGCCGACGAATGCGGGTACGACGCCATCTCGATCCCCGACCATGTGGTCGACCTGGAGACGCTCTCCACGCCCTACCCGTACACCCCGGACGGCAAGCGACGCTGGGAACACTCGGCTGAATGGCCAGACCCATGGGTGCTGGCAGGTGCGATGGCTGCGGTGACCACGGACATCCACTTCTACACCTCTGTGTACGTGACGGCGCTACGCAGTCCGTATCAGGTCGCGAAGGCGGTCGGCACGGTCGCGGCTCTGTCCGGCAATCGGGTGGCCTTCGGAGTGGGCGTCGGCTGGTGCCGCGAGGAGTTCGAGCTCATGGGTCAGGACTTCGGCACCCGAGGCAAGCGCACCGACGAGGCACTCGACCTACTCGCCGAGCTGTGGTCGCCGGGGTGGAACTCGTTCGAGGGCACTTTCTATCCGACGCCGCGGCTGGTGATGGAGCCGACGCCGACGGCGCGGATCCCGATCTACGTCGGAGGCCTCTCCGAGGCAGGGATGCGTCGAGCCGCCCGCCACGACGGCTGGATCGGGGACCTGTACTCGACCGAAGAGGCCGGCAAGCACGCCCGCCGGCTGTCGGAGATCCGCGACGAACTCGGTCGTGACGGCGACTTCCGCTTCATCACGGCACTCACCGACGCGTTCCTCCCCGAGCAGTTCGCCGCCGCCGAGGAGGTCGGAGTCACGGATGTGTGGACGATGCCGTGGGCGTACTACCACGGGCTCGAGTGCAGCCTGGAGCAGAAAGTGGACGGTATCCAGCGCTTTGCCAACGACGTACTCAAGCCGCTGGAGGCCGCGAAGCTCTAG
- a CDS encoding NlpC/P60 family protein codes for MRNSSRTLACALLASSIAFVGLTGPASAETAPASPNLISALLTPASASEATEPAPPPAETDEPTPKPKPKPKPKPKPTRAQKVIKWASKQKGDPYKYGANGPGSFDCAGLVQYVYKKSGKKVGRTSGAQLKGKHISKSKKKKGDILIFISNGRAYHSAIYAGGGKMWEAQKSGTRVGKHKIWSSGYVVRRP; via the coding sequence ATGCGCAACAGTTCACGTACTCTTGCCTGCGCTCTGCTGGCATCGTCCATCGCATTTGTTGGCCTCACTGGACCCGCTTCAGCCGAGACCGCTCCTGCGTCGCCCAACCTCATCTCCGCACTCCTGACTCCGGCGTCCGCGTCGGAAGCGACGGAACCGGCACCGCCTCCAGCCGAGACGGATGAGCCGACGCCCAAGCCGAAGCCCAAGCCGAAGCCCAAGCCGAAGCCCACGCGTGCCCAGAAAGTCATCAAGTGGGCCAGCAAGCAGAAGGGCGACCCGTACAAGTACGGCGCCAACGGCCCCGGCTCCTTTGACTGCGCTGGACTCGTCCAGTACGTCTACAAGAAGTCCGGCAAGAAGGTCGGTCGCACGTCGGGAGCTCAGCTCAAGGGCAAGCACATCTCGAAGAGCAAGAAGAAGAAGGGCGACATCCTGATCTTCATCAGCAATGGTCGCGCCTACCACTCGGCGATCTACGCCGGTGGCGGCAAGATGTGGGAAGCCCAGAAGTCGGGCACCCGCGTCGGCAAGCACAAGATCTGGAGCAGCGGGTACGTCGTACGCCGCCCCTGA
- a CDS encoding exodeoxyribonuclease VII small subunit, whose translation MAETPEIPYEQARDELISVVQKLEVGGTSLDESLALWERGEVLAKICQQWLDGARSRLAAAAGLPDQDAESEAT comes from the coding sequence ATGGCTGAGACTCCCGAGATCCCCTACGAGCAGGCCCGCGACGAGCTCATCTCTGTGGTGCAGAAGCTTGAGGTCGGCGGCACCAGCCTCGACGAGTCATTGGCCCTCTGGGAACGCGGCGAGGTCCTCGCCAAGATCTGCCAGCAGTGGCTCGACGGTGCTCGCTCGCGCTTGGCTGCTGCGGCTGGACTGCCCGATCAGGACGCAGAGAGCGAGGCCACGTAG
- a CDS encoding DUF4245 domain-containing protein, translated as MSSTGSSRGNPSMGDIVRSVAVLGALVLALWGFGQLFTKTPDSNVKPIDYVSTVRSARPAAEFALLAPATLPKGWVATSAQFTPTTWHLGVVTDDEEYVGLEQRTGDAKQLVATYAKDSTAAGEVTIDGETWNLREGPDGEVTFVRTESGLTTLVTGEAPRAEVEAYVASLSAS; from the coding sequence ATGAGCTCGACCGGATCGTCGCGTGGCAATCCCTCGATGGGTGACATCGTGCGGTCGGTTGCGGTGCTCGGCGCACTGGTCCTCGCGCTGTGGGGATTTGGCCAGCTCTTCACCAAGACACCGGACTCGAACGTCAAGCCGATTGACTATGTGTCGACGGTTCGCAGCGCACGACCTGCTGCAGAGTTCGCGCTGTTGGCTCCGGCGACGCTGCCCAAGGGCTGGGTCGCCACCTCCGCACAGTTCACTCCGACCACTTGGCACCTTGGAGTCGTGACAGATGACGAGGAGTACGTCGGCCTCGAGCAACGCACGGGCGACGCCAAGCAGCTCGTCGCGACCTACGCGAAGGACAGCACGGCTGCGGGCGAGGTCACGATCGACGGCGAGACGTGGAACCTTCGCGAAGGCCCAGACGGCGAGGTGACATTCGTACGAACCGAGTCGGGTCTGACGACCCTCGTGACCGGTGAGGCACCGAGGGCCGAGGTCGAGGCCTACGTGGCCTCGCTCTCTGCGTCCTGA
- a CDS encoding maleylpyruvate isomerase N-terminal domain-containing protein, with amino-acid sequence MDPIDRAAFVNACHDAFSLASHSAVAKAWNNESACAGMTVGGLAHHLLAQASSVVRALDTPPTTEAPIALLDHYARADWVKAGPDDEANLSIRHAADESATDGHATVLAQAARALAHLPEVLAAPRSPDCIHIPWQGWSLTTDDFLVTRSMEIVVHSDDLAASVGLPLPEFPDNIVEHVVHLLAGVSLRRHGQEAIVRGLSRPQRAPSSISAF; translated from the coding sequence ATGGATCCGATCGATCGCGCGGCGTTCGTCAACGCGTGCCACGATGCGTTCTCACTGGCGAGTCACAGCGCAGTCGCCAAGGCGTGGAACAACGAAAGCGCGTGCGCCGGGATGACCGTCGGCGGGCTCGCCCACCACCTGTTGGCGCAGGCCAGCAGTGTTGTCAGAGCGCTCGACACGCCTCCAACTACCGAAGCTCCCATCGCACTTCTCGATCACTATGCGCGGGCCGACTGGGTCAAGGCTGGTCCTGACGACGAGGCCAACCTCTCCATCAGGCACGCGGCCGATGAATCCGCGACCGACGGGCACGCAACCGTGCTCGCCCAGGCCGCTAGAGCGCTGGCACACCTGCCCGAGGTGCTCGCCGCCCCTCGCTCCCCTGACTGCATCCACATCCCGTGGCAGGGCTGGTCGCTCACCACCGATGACTTCCTCGTGACCAGATCGATGGAGATCGTGGTGCACTCCGATGACTTGGCAGCGAGCGTCGGCCTGCCACTGCCGGAGTTCCCCGACAACATCGTGGAGCACGTCGTCCACCTGCTTGCCGGGGTGTCGCTGCGACGTCACGGGCAGGAAGCGATCGTACGAGGACTCAGTCGTCCTCAGCGCGCACCAAGCTCGATCTCCGCGTTCTAG